The region GAGTAATTTAAGTATACCACAATCTTGTACAGGTGAAATCCTATTTGTTTCAAAGCATGTAAAAAATTATGCTAGCAAGGCCATTTGGGCCTGATCCTCCTGCTACCAGGAATATGAAGGGGGAACTTAAAATAGGGAAGTAGGGAAGAATCGGACATCACAGCAATTGCAGACCTACTTAAGAAATAAGGCCAAGGTACTAGAAAAAGTTAAGTTTTATGTTATGTCCATAAAGCAGCTGTTACCGCTCAGCTTTGGTGTTTTTTAGCATAATATATCCAAGGACTGATCTACATTGGTCAGAGGCCAGTAAAATAGCCAGCCGATAAAGCTTCTCTAAATTAAATTAGATTGCTCAGGGGCTGCTAACTCACAGAACTTAAAAGCTTGCAGAACCCATCTGGATGCTTGGTAAGTGCTTTGGGATTTAGCTTGTGACTGACACCTTCACTGCCACAAACTACATTGTTTAGTAGTGCCTGAGGCAACTAGTTTGAGACCAGCTTTGGCAAGTCCTGCTTACTAGAAGTGAAGTGGAAAGGCTGGATGTCACTGCCCCATCTGTTTCCATCTTGGTGAGCAGATCAGTAGTGCTCCATTCATTTACTGAAGCTATTATCCTAGCAGGATTTCAGAGATAAATTTTTTGGTAATCTAGTAGaactttcattatatttttcattaatgatGCATTAGTCTGGGAAGATATTATCCTTCGAAGCTTGCAAGGATATCTTGATAATCCAGTTCAGTTCAGAAGCTGCAATTCCACACTAGATATAAGATGTTAAGAATCAATACTGTAAGCATTgtaatgttttgctttcttgGAACCTGACTATTTGAAAACCACATGCATTCTCCTTTCTATTCAGCCTGGAGAGTTTATACACACATTAGGAGATGCTCACATATATCTGAATCATGTGGAACCTCTAAAAGTTCAAGTAAGTACTTATTCTGGATTCTTGTATCTTTTTATCTTCCATAATGCTTATCCAATACAAAGTTAGAAAACCATTCTGCCCAATacagataaatacaaaataaaatgtctttgtaGCATATCAGAAAAGGGTAACTTAACAATTCAGAGTTTATCAGTATTACTATTTGGCTGAATAAGGCCATGTTTTCTTcacaaagtaatttgtttcagtAAGAGCAAACCAGAACTCTATTTGATTAGATTTAACTCGGACTGAATGTCTTCACAATCTGTATGGTTCAAAATGATCCAGAGAACTAGTCACTGGTTTGGACCCAAATGTTCCTGTGAGAAATTGCAGCACATTTGATGCACATCTGGGTCAGAATTTCCAGTTTAGTTTCCTCTGTAGCCACCTGAATTGCTCTGCAAACTGAAGATGCTTGCAGTGCATTTGGAAGCTCAGGGGAATCCACTTTAAAATTATACTCCTGCTCCCTTTCAGAATATTAAAGTAGATTCCACCTAAatgttttacaatattttttttggAGTATAAATCATGGGGTGGAGGGAAAATCTACATAGTGTAATCTGAATTGAGATTAATGAGATCTGATTTATAACACAAAATCTCTGCCTTCCAAGTATTAGCTTTATACAGTaagcttgtttttatttcagcttcagagGGATCCAAGACCTTTCCCCAAACTCAGAATTCTTCGTAAGGTTGAAGACATCTGTGACTTTAAGGCAGAAGACTTTCAGATTGAAGATTATAATCCTCATCCACCTATTAAAATGGAGATGGCTGTTTAATGCTATAAACCAAGTTCTATTAATGTGGAAATGTACCTAAGCTACTTAGCTTTCTCCATACTGAAAGTTATGGGGTATTTGTATAATTCAAAAAGATACATACTTtatgactgaaaaagaaatggataCTAGTACACCAGTAACTGCCTTCAGTAAGTCACACAGAACAGATGATTATTTATTCCTGCTGTACTATGCAGATGCTAACCCAGTTTTAATTAATTGCTGAAGTAGTTTTCTACAGTTGGTTACCACTGGCTGCTTCTGTTACCATTCAGTTGCCGTGTGTGAGCAGCACTGGCTTACATGCTTTATTTAGTACTGAAAATAAGAACTTTTATGTGTGATTGAGGATTCTTTGAAGGTTGTAGAACTCTAAACATATGCTCTTTAGAACATATtcaataaagctttttaaaaaaaatttctggaagGGATGATGCATATTGAATTTAGTATGTTTGTTTATAGATAGCAGTAAATAAGAGCTGAAAAGGAAAGGTAAATTCTGTTTTACTTTAGGATCTTGGAGGGTGAGATCTAGCAAGGGAAAACAAACTCAAATTTGCTGTGGTCTTCGTAGATGAACCAGAGGAAGGTGAAAGATCTTAATGGAACCTTGCCTGAAATGCAATCTCTGCATAACATCTCTGTAtcagcattttttctttagtCTCCAGTCCTACATGAATGATGAATTTGATACCCACAGCTCTGATTTATAAACTGAGGTTACCAGATAGCAGTAATCTCTCTGTCATCATGTAAAACCAGATCCCACAAACATAAGGACTAATTTTGCAGCCTGGAATAGTAAAAGTTAGTTGTATTTGTAGGATCGGAGGTTACTAATTAAATCTTGGCAGAATtcagctttcatctcttcttATCCTTGCAACTTCTGCAGTAACTTCAGTCTTTATAGAACTCCTCTTCAGGAATTCAGTTGTGAATAGTTCTATGGTTAATATTCAGACATAGCATATTAAATACATATTcaaatacacagagaaatacataGTAATCTTGATTACTTTTTAAAGTCAGTAAATGGTAAATACTGTAAAATGATACAATTGGAGACAATTTTAAGAATTTCATAAACAGTGTACCTTGATTCCATTCATTCAGGGGCCTGCATAAGAGGAGCATTGCATCTTTCTTAAACTTTGTAACCTTCAAAACCATAATTTGCATCAATATTATTTGCAAATCTCATTATACTGATCACTGATCTTCAGACTAAATTTTTTGTAGTGCCACATCATGTGCTTAAAAAtaagttgttctttttttctgacatttagCCCAACGcaacaaaactgcagaaaaaccACGTTGTTACCTTTTGTAAGTACATCAAATGTAAAGAGGCCACTCTTCTCAGTATCTAATGTAGTCCATCTTTCTTGAGCAGAGATGATCAAACTACATGCTATTTCAGCTGAGATCATATGAGAAACTTGATACAGGGAAGGATCAAACCTATCTTTTTCTGAAACTACCTTAAAAGGACACTCAGCCAACCTATAGTTAAACACACTTGGGTCTTACATTCTTTCAAATTACTGAACTCACAGATAGTAGCAGCATTGTTACTAGACCTGAAAGCCATTTCACATGCTCCTTCTAATTAAATTTAATCTCACCTCGACTATTCTTATATTCTAAAGCCACCTAGTTTGGATATTCCAGGTGTCATCTGCATTAATGATACCTCCCAGCTGTAGGTTGTCAGCAACTTCTTACCATCTGCATACTTTTATAAGTTAAATGTTCTTGAGTATATTTACAGTCCTCTAAAGTACAagaaaatggtttgggttgcaaaTCCACTTACAGTTCTGCCTACACTTAGCAAGTTAACTTCATTTTGCTGGAAACCACTTTATGTAATGTGTCAGATGAGGTGGAATCTGCAGGGCATTTTAGCAAGTGTAGCCAGAGAGgatgtgaaaaaaaatgttggcCTCAGGGCTTGACTAGTGGGAATCTGCAGTCTCAGTGTAGTTAACCAGGACATGAATACCCAGCCAAGAGAAGAATTTAGAATGGGAATCATTTACTTCCTTTCATAAATTAAAGAGCAGTTAGTCCCATCagtaggaaaattaaaaaaaccctttgaagTATTACCTTTATGAAATGTGACAAATGGTCTATTCTCAGATAGGAGTACGGACATACGTAGATACTTAAATGGACCAATATATATAACTCTGGAAGAGTTACTGCGTTTCAGTATTGGAATTAACTACAACTTCACTGTTCCCCTTTATCAGCACAATTTACTACCAATAGGAGTTGTTGAAATGAAGCTTGTACCTTGAAGTCCAAGAAAGTTTATGCTGCTCAAAAGATCAGAAAGATATAAAAGCAGTCTTTACACAGCAGACTTTAATGTGAATAAAAGTGAAAAGacacatattttaaattaataggcATAAGACTTCTatgatttcaagaaaaaatatgaatattcaAAAAATTTGAATATATAGACTTAGGAGGTACTCAAGGAATGTTGATTTGCAGAATAGGAAGACTGTTCACTGCTGCAAAGATGACTAGTATGACTGCAGACTGTATTCAGAGCAGTATTTTAGACAAAACATGGGACATTGTTAGATCCTTGTGGGAAGCTGTGAAAGGAACACATAGGCTTACTGGAAGAAAGGGGTGTTCTTGGACTTCGTGAAGAaagctgtccctgcagctccctgtccCTTGCACCCCTCAGCTgatgactttaaaaataaagctgtgcaGGTGGCATTAGAAGTCAGTTCCTTATGAGCTCTGTGTATCCATAGCATTTCTGAGTCCTTGCCATTTATTCTGCTGACTGCCACACTCATTATGCCTCACAATTTGGCCTTGAAGAGTTTCCTCTCTTCTGTTACTCCTCCTCTGAATGCATCCTTCTGTCATTTCCCCATTTTCCAAGGGTACTTCAATCGACTTGGAGATAGCAAAGAACTTTCTTACTACTTTGTTCAAATATCAACTCCTTCTATGTTCTAGCTTCTTAGACAAGCTCTCGTAACTCATATTATTTTTGATGTTATGATACATTGCAAAAGTGGCCTTACTGAAATACCAGAAAGAATATTAGTTATCTGGTCATGATAGGTGAGGGATCAGAAAAGAAGGAACTATTTCTGAATTTTGAGACTAACACCCACCTGATTAGCCATCGAGATCAGTAGTCTGTTAATTAGTCTGACTTGAGTTTGCCGCCATAGTGACTGGCATCTGTGAAGTGTCTGAATATGGAATAGAGCCCAGGTTCCAAGTGCCTCTATCAAATCCACCAGCTGTTCACTTTCACCTGCTTGAAGTTGAATCCACACTTCTAACTTCCCTGTGTAGCCCACAGACTTACAGGGTAACAAGACAAGTGCATGCTGTGACTACCATGTAGCAACatctttaagaataaaaaatatcacCATAGGCAATTGCTACTGGAGTAATCTGTATAACTAACCTGCTTTGAAGGCTTTCAGATACTGGGATATAATCAAATATCAAGTGCTGGACTAATTCACAGAGACTTGCAAGTCCATACTAGAAAAAGGTAGTGCCCAGTACCATGACATCCACAGCACTTTGGTGCAGCCCTACAGCATgagatgaaacaaagaaaattatagCAGTGCATGCAAGCTTACACTTAGAAATCACAAGCATGACAGCTGAAGAAACTGGTCAGACTAGCTtggagggtggggagagaaagATTGTCTCATTGCTGCTACATTTTGCAGAATCTTACTCTGGAACTTTTTGGCCATCAGCAGCACAGACAAGTTTTCATTAACACTTCCCAGCCTTCAGCTGTCAATTTGGAGATAACTCAAGGCCTTAGCTTGTAGAAGCGGTTTAAATATCATTCTGTTGAGCCAGTGTAccggaagaaaaaaaaaaaagacctgaagtCTCACAAATTAACATCTTACAAGAGCTGCTGGAAACTCATATAAAATCATTTGTACAGTGTCCCTCCTGTGTGTCTCAAtaaatccaaattattttaattacttcatttaaatGAGAGATCACATCAGAATATGAATGAACTTCAAGGATGTTGCCAGTATTAAAAATAATCCGTTCATACGTGTAATGTTAAGAGCACTACACCTGACACAATGACTTGAggtacactgaaaaaaatcactgtgtgCCAAATGATATAGTCTTGCTAGAATGAGTTTGGAAATTACCGCCCCTTAACTGGATGTTGAACAGCATAAGTGAAATTGAAGCAAAAATGCCAAGTGAAAATGGCTCTTCCATTCCAGGACAAGGAGGGGGGCTTGACCTACACAAAAGCAGCCGAGTTTGTAAGTGAAACCATTATGTAATGCTGGCACAAACTGATCAGGCGCTTTGCCAGGTAACTGCCTCACAGACTGCCTCAAAATCTTTTTAGGATTTAGACTCCTTTTGGAGCAAACTCACCCCCCTCTGGTCACCCAACTGTGTCCCCCAGGCAGGGACTTGAGGTACATTGGGGACTGGACCGTCTTAGCCCCACTTGAGCATGCTCAGGACTGCATAACTTTGGGATGTACTTGCCTATGTGAATGAGCAGTTATTCCCATTTGAGACAGCTAAAGTGAATATAGCAGTGATTCTGCTGTAGGAAATCATTCCTTCTGCAGACCAGTCCAGCCACATGAGAGATGGCCTTGTAGACAAGATACACTTGAGTAAGAGTCAGGATTCATTCTACCTGTGCTACCAGATTTCCTGTCTGGAGATTGGCTAAATTGTTCACACAATTCAGGCCTCACATTAATTTTCCATGTCTGTAGTACAGATAATAGTACTCCCCTTATTCACAGGGGAATTATGTgaataaatacattaaatgcTCATGTGGTTCTCAGATGTTAtggtgaaaagaagaaaaaaggctgtACAAACCACCAAGTAAAGCCAGTACTCAGGACTGGCCTTTACTTTGTAAAGCAATGCTATACTAATGGGTAATTCAAATCCATTCTAATAGATGTTCAGTATAAAACACTCCCCTCCCCAGATTGTGTCCCATCTACTGGTAGACAACAGCTGAGAGCGAGAAGTACAATGAAATATGTTGGTAGCAGGGCTTGGCATGGGAAACTGGAAGCGGAGAAACTATGCTGATGCAGTCACTGTTCTCTCCAGTTGCTGCAGAGAACTGAGAATTTAATTCACATTGTTTGGCTCTGTAGATTTTGTGTCAAGACCTGGGAAAAGTATGGATGCAAAAAAAACCAATTTAGGTTGGAGACTGGTATTCTAAAAGGTACCAGCCTGTCTACTGACACTTTGCTATTTATGATATATCTGAGAATTAGTTCTGGTCTTTGgactcattaaaaatatttcatatgaaaagtatttaaatacaGCTGATGGCAGTGATTTACTACTAATGCTAGCAATGAGTTTCTTTGGGGGAAAGGAAAGTTTCAACCTTATAAAATAGCTCCATTATATACCAGCCAAATTCCTTGTAAGGCCAGACAGGGCACTGAATGCACTGACAGGCCTCACCCTGACCTGTCTCACCTGGGGCCCACAACCTCTCTCTGCCCATGGGCTGTAGTTTCTGCCTGGGCAGCGTTGCGGGTGTGCCTGCTTCCAGCTGCGGTACAGGTGTGCACGTGTCTGGTCATGGACCTATGGCCCAGACTGGCCCTGTgaccatggccttgctctgccaTGGCCCTGCCCAGACACACCTTGGGCTATGTCTGACCTTGGTTCCCCCCACCAGGCCTGATCCTGAACCTCATTCACACACTGCTGGCCTGGGCCGGGCTTCAGCCTTCCCCCTCCTTGTCCCCAGGGAAGTGCTCAGTGCTCTGGGCTGGggccaccccactgccccccaccAACCCTACTCCTGACTGGAGGCGTGATGGGCCTGGCGGGGAGgcctctgccctgctgcccacatgGGGAACCCCTGCAGATCCTGGTCCCCTGGGAGCAGCTGGCCTGTGTGGCACCCTGACAGTTATCTCAGGCTGTCTCAAGCCTTAAGCCAGCACCTCAGAACCAGGCTCATGGCTGTACAAGGCCTTGCCTTACAAACCTGGCGTGAACCCCTCACAGGGCCATTTTGGGGCTCTTTCCcatttccctgtccctgccctggaTCTGTGTCTCCTGGAATGCCCCGACCCCCCTCAGCAATTAAATCACACTTCATCAAGTGCCATCTGAGCCCAGATCTCTGTTGGGTGGGAAGACAACATGCCTCCAGGGGGGAGCTGCCACCAGGGCACTGAGGGCAGGAGTGGCCTTGCTGGCCCTGTCCAGCCTCATGAgaggtgtccccccacccccatctgcCCTCGGGACCATCTCAGCTCAGGCCATGATCCCCAGTCCCTGCATGAGCTGCTCCCAGGTGTGACCATCTCCCATCGCATTGTCGCTGTGCCAAGCCATGGACCTCGCTGATCTGGACCTGATGGCCCAGCTCACCCTGGGTCTGACTTCATGAACGTGGACAGTCTGTCAGTCACTGGGCTGTGTCTGACCCAGGTCCCTGTCACTGGGCCAGACCCTGCCCTCAGAGCTGTCTCCTCACCATGACCTTGGCTGGGAACCTTCTCGGTTGAGCCTGGCTTCAGCCCTAGACACACCCTGCCGGCCATGCCCAGCGCTCCCTGCACCCCTGACAGTGCTCCTGGTGCCACCAAGAGAATAAACTACAGCTGGCTAACAGCATGGTTTTCTGGGATTTTGATCTTTACAGATGAGTTAGTGCAGCACAAATAGAGTTGATACAAGAAGAGGAGCCAGGAACCTCTCCAATCTAAAAACTATTCCTTCACAGAGCCACTGCAAGGTCATGCCTAAACATGCGCTGCTTTGCTGAGCAAAAAACTCACTTGCTTAAGCACCAAAGCCACAGAGCAAAATGGGAACTGCGATAATTATCCCCGGGCTATAGGGAATATCAGCTtcagcagccctgcagctctctgcagaCCACATTGTTCAGCCTACATTGCTCTGCACAGATGTCATCTGAGTCATCTCATGAAGCTGCAGTGCGCTCCACGGAGAAGCATGGGCTTACCCTTTGTACCTTGCTTCTCTACCTTTCATATGGGCAATCACGATCATGGATGCATTCTTTCATATTTCTCACTGATGCAGGAATATGAAATTTTAGCAGTTACTctcataataataattttaaaatcaattatttccAGGTGGTTCACAGAAATTATGTGTGGGAAGAATGAACCAGGGAAATAAGGTGAAGGGAGGCAACCTTAGAAGGGAATAGCTGAAATAGATACCAAGTAATTTTCAACTGTATTTAACTTTAGTGAGAAACGCGAAGGAATTTTGGCACCAGCTCCTAAGGTTATGCAGTAGCTGTATTAAACAAGTAGTAATTAGGAAAAAGCCCAAAGCACTTATACATATACTCACATGTTCTCTGCTTGCCACACAAATTCCTAATAGTGCTAAGGCCTGCAAGGAAATAACAAACATTCGAGACTTGCCTCTGGTTTTTAATTCTCAACGGTGTTACTGAGTAGCATAAAGGATGGAATAACAGTTGATTCAGTATACTGTTTTCTACACATTTTATAGAAAATGTAACACACATTATAAAACTTTTTATTgattcttttttctgctttctctgctccACAAGCAGTGTAAAGAATTATATAGCAGGGTGTGTGGAGCAGTAAAGAAATGCACATACTGTACATATGGGGTTTTAACAGTGCTGATAAGTATAGTGTGTTGGGAGCACAAATTCTGAACCAAACTTCCAATTTCACtggaaaacacacatttaaaaaaaaaagtccattcaCGTTTCATACTAAATGTTGTCTGCCTTCCGCATGCAGGCATTACTGtccttttatgtatttttttagaaaCTAACTATTTCCTTTTAAGGTAATACAGATGCAGAATGGGCATCAAGGTCCtgtagaaaatacatttaatggtATTCTGAATTCAGCCTGAACTCTGAGTATGTGAAGGAACAGTATCAACATTACACTACAGTACTGACTGGAGTCACTGcattattactgaaataaaaaaatcaactctCCAACCTTTGAAATGGTGGCATGTCTCATCTGGACATACATATCCTCATCTGGAAAATCTGGCTCCTTAATCCACAAGGGTTTAAACTCGGCTGGTTTAGTGATCCATTCTATTGCTTCTTTTATTTCCTATTGTTGGTTTGCATCCAGCATCTGGGGATAAGGAAAATAAGAATCAAATACACTGAAGGATTCCATTGACTATTTTCTGTCCAACTCTCATAAAGAGAGCTGAAAAATTGATATGAAGTAGAAATTCAGGAaatagaaaggaaatgaaaagctgGAATTGCCATTCTGTCTGTATTGTACTTTTGGCCACACTTAGGCTCTGAGTTGCAATGACTATAGCAATATCCAGACTAGGTTTGAAGCAAGCAGATCAGGAGCTGTAGGAAGTAGAGCAGAGTATTCTGTGGGAATGAGTATATCTTGGCAGCATATACTTGAGTAAAGCACCCTAAAACATGGACATGTCTGCCTgaaattttcagcagaaaagcttcttgacaaaaaaaatacagtagtttAAATGAGTTTCTCAGCACTTTTCTCCCACACAAGGGAGAATTTTTCTCCCTACAAAAAGTGAAACATCTGAAAATGACACCACAGTTCCTCTGCAGGTTCTTCGGGTCCTTGCCATCCTGTATTCACAGAGTTCCTGGTTCAGCATTCCATTATACATGGCATCCAATGAAAGCTCCATGCTGCACTGCAGCACCTAGAGTAGGTCAGCTGCTGTGGCGTGTCGGGGAACACATGGGGCAAAGAATCCAGCCCATAGTGGTCAACACAGTAACATTTCCAAATCAAAGTGTGTGACTTCCATTTAATTATTCCTTttcattcaaatattttcatttgaaaaacttattttccagattatttttggCTGAACGTCAGTGAAAAAATACTAACAGAATTTCCTCTGGAAGCCTTCCTGGATATAAAAGGCACTTTAAATCCTCTAGAAGACCATCCTGGAAGTGGGGTTCCCCTGCAGACTTGAATATAAGTTCTGGCACAGATATACAGGATAAAATTATTAGTAATACCTCTGCTTTGTTCATGTCCAATACTGCTCTTTGTTGATATATATCAACATTTGCTGCCATCATTATTCAGGatttgaagaaggaagaaaaaaatattcgtCAAGAAATGTATATAATGAGAGATATTTCATCTAAtagttttaaatagaaaataatatagTATAGTAGCAAAAAGTGATATTCGCCATTATTTTGTCTGGGCTAAACATTTCTCATATAAATCTACATCTGCAAATATCATTCTGCAGATCTGCACCCACCTTTACTTTGAACCTAGATGTGTATTTGGAACGAGATATAGATCACTTCTAAATGATTAATGCAGCAGTAAACTGGAATCCATAAACTAGAATTCAAAATTTCAGCATCGCTGTCTTACAGAAAGAACTTTCTTATTACTACTCTTCCCTTGTGAGTAAGATGCATTCtactctgaaaatgaaacagcaatgtttttttcataaatcaaTGGAAACATGTTTATCTTCATTTGTGATCAGCCCTCAGCTTTGCCGTACCATTACTGTTTTCCTGCAATGCAGCATTATGCAGTAGTAGACGGGGGAAGTGTCTGAGAGATATACAGAAGCAAAGTCATCACTGCCCATATCATTGACCTGGAAGAGTTAGACTAGGTCTAATCCATCTGTTCAAAGCACAAAACACAGAAGAATAACACTCAATACAAGTGTTTACTGTATATTGTCCAGCCTTCTCTCAAGGCTTATGTGAGTAACTGCAAGCAATGATACATGTCCAAGTAACAATATCACACTGAATCTAGAATAATATTAATTTACACATTTTCAGAAtaagttttttatttctttttgggAGGTGGCAGAAAACCATCAGAAAATTAGATCAGATATATGGATAACATCCAGCTGAACCAAAATCCTCAACCCAGCTAACTGTAACATATAGTAAATTTTTCCAATCCAGGTATGAACATGCCATGACTCGGCAACACTGTTTCTAGATATACCAAAACATATATTTCCCAGAAGATAAATCCCAGCTGTATTAACTAAATCTGGCACCAATTAACTGTCCAAACCTTTCacaatattttacagaaaaacaagcaCATGCAACTCTCTCTAGCATTAAGGATGCTGCTTTATGAAGGAAGCTAAGGGCCCTCTGCTGCTGACAGAGTATCCCTCAAAGCCAAGGCAACCAGAAGTTATAGAAGAAACCAGCAATTATCAGACTTTTGAGGTTCATGTTTTCTGTGAGGGAGACATCCCCATTTCTCATCTATGAAGTTACTGCAGGTCAAAGGCACTGTGCTTCTGAATGTAGTTATCCAAGCACAGATTTTATGTGTTTTCATTAACCCTCTTAACAATCACACTTTTGATTAATTCATATCACTCTCCTGTGTATCTCTATGTGCATAAGATCCttgcttaaaccaacacagctgcACCCATGCAAACTCACTGTTATACACAATATGACAACATAAAGAGATTTCCATTTCTACCTTAATACCTTGTTCTCAATACTCATATTCCTTAGGTATATCCTTGGCCATAGACAGGACTGTAACACTCTGCCTTATTGTGGAAATTACTTAAATGGCATTAGGCCTGCTTTTTACCTCACCAAATAGATCTGCAATGTTATATTTTTGCTCAGTCCAGCAGAACTTCTAAGTATTTGGGAGCATGGAGTGAGAACTGATTATTGTCTGTTAGCATTTCCCCACTTCACATGTCACTTAAAATCTTACTATTATAAGATCAAACATTCAGACCTGTTTTAATTGCTGCTCTGAGTGGCCCAGACAGACAGAGGATCTTGTATAAGCCGGATATCTGTGCTGTAACATTTGCTGTTCTGAAGCAGATGAGGATGATTTCAAGTCAGGCTGTATTCTAGTCAGTGGAGGATTATTTTGTTAAATAgtactttttttccttgaaagtcATAATTTTAATCAAATAGATCAATTTTGTTCCATAAGCCTTTCCCATTCTTCCTAGCTATTTCATTGCAAGAGAACTGCGAACCAGGTAAATCCCTGGAAGAAGCAGATAATAGCACAATCCCCTTGCTAATCCAAGACACAGAATTATATAGCAAAAAGTCACCAATGTCCGTCACAAACCGACTATCTGGCTTTGTGCTCCTGGAACACATGAGAAGATGCTAGCAAGCAACAGGCTTCATCTCACACAGTCCTCTTCCCATTCTCTAAGAGATGCAGAGTAATGGTTTACATCAGGTACAGATCTGTTTAAGCtcactcctttcctttttccaagCAGGCCATTTTGCTATTTCTGGAGAGGAACAAGCATAAATGTCAAATTACACTGGAAAACAACTTCTACTCATTCTCCAGTTTTCATCATTATGGTTGTCCCTCCAACCTGTCTTAGTCTCACAGGCTGATGGTATATTAATGAGTGAGCTACTCCTACCAAAACTGATGAGACAGCTCAAGGATTAGGAAGAGTGGAGAGTATCAAAGCCTAGCTTTGAAAGAAAGATGACTTACCATGAGCAATATATCTGAATCCATGCAGAATAGCAATTGTTTGGCAACCTGACTGAAGTAtgacataaaattaaaagaaaaaaaaaaaagaataatagaaCAGTATGATGAAAAAAGTAATGCTGATCACTTGAGGAATGGCTGTTAAACTTTTCCCTATTTCTCTGAAGCAAGCAGGTAGTTGAGACA is a window of Athene noctua chromosome 2, bAthNoc1.hap1.1, whole genome shotgun sequence DNA encoding:
- the ENOSF1 gene encoding LOW QUALITY PROTEIN: mitochondrial enolase superfamily member 1 (The sequence of the model RefSeq protein was modified relative to this genomic sequence to represent the inferred CDS: substituted 3 bases at 3 genomic stop codons) — translated: MRFQLLNLFCFLVYVEVTRRHEQQMLQHRYPAYTRSSVCLGHSEQQLKQLLTXALREGWTRFKVKVGADLQNDICRWCFTQMLDANQQXEIKEAIEWITKPAEFKPLWIKEPDFPDEDMYVQMRHATISKALALLGICVASREHWLNRMIFKPLLQAKALSYLQIDSXRLGSVNENLSVLLMAKKFQSKILQNYGLASLCELVQHLIFDYIPVSESLQSRLVIQITPVAIAYGDIFYS